Genomic DNA from Pseudomonadota bacterium:
AAGGCCAGTCGTGGGGGCAGGGTTCCGAAGGCCAGTCCCCCTTCCGCTCCCAGGCGTGTGGCGCAGAAGGCATCGGCCACCGCCGCCGGCGCGTGTCGCGTCAGCAGCGCTCCCTGCAGCCCCAGCGCCAGCATCTCCACGATGCGGCGG
This window encodes:
- a CDS encoding DNA alkylation response protein → RRIVEMLALGLQGALLTRHAPAAVADAFCATRLGAEGGLAFGTLPPRLAFHEIVMRATPLAG